Proteins from one Chiloscyllium punctatum isolate Juve2018m chromosome 4, sChiPun1.3, whole genome shotgun sequence genomic window:
- the gskip gene encoding GSK3-beta interaction protein gives MDCDSHDLKESMFNNFSDVADWEERDFAGAEVKDMRVEAEAVVNDVNFAVRHMAVSKSLPIGEDVAYINVETKEGNRYCLELTEAGLRVVAYGFDKVDKSLSMQYHETIYSLLDSLSPAYRDAFGNALLQRLEALKNVQQ, from the exons ATGGACTGTGATTCCCACGATCTGAAGGAGTCAATGTTTAATAATTTCAGTGATGTTGCAGATTGGGAGGAGAGAGACTTTGCTGGGGCAGAGGTGAAGGATATGAGAGTGGAGGCGGAGGCAGTGGTCAATGATGTCAACTTTGCTGTTCGTCACATGGCTGTCTCGAAAAGCCTCCCAATTGGAGAAGATGTTGCCTACATTAATGTAGAAACAAAAGAAGGAAACAGATACTGTCTTGAACTAACTGAAGCAGGACTCCG G GTGGTAGCTTATGGCTTTgacaaggtggataaatcactgtCTATGCAGTACCATGAAACCATTTACTCTCTCCTGGACTCACTCAGCCCCGCATATCGTGATGCATTTGGTAATGCACTTCTGCAGAGACTCGAAGCTTTAAAAAATGTACAGCAATGA